A stretch of Vicia villosa cultivar HV-30 ecotype Madison, WI unplaced genomic scaffold, Vvil1.0 ctg.001186F_1_1, whole genome shotgun sequence DNA encodes these proteins:
- the LOC131633887 gene encoding uncharacterized protein LOC131633887, producing MADEFLYLCGPESAALASSTDSCSDLTQYFVTDMIFESRDKVREWLHAIGRTHGVVVVIIRPDYANEMRGRKDKLIMDCDRGGDYKKKNVAAAPSDGNYTIRLNCLFRLRSALSGIGWKVVVRCRMHNHRLDKDMLGHAMLGRLKDDERKVVNDMTKYNMAPRYIASALKDKDPENLTSITQIYKARATYRLCKRGALTEMEMLLSLIHQDKYMCWSRNKEDSDIVADIFWC from the exons ATGGCAGATGAATTTTTATATCTTTGCGGTCCTGAATCGGCAGCTTTAGCTTCTTCTACGgattcttgtagtgatcttaCACAGTACTTCGTGACAGATATG ATTTTTGAATCACGAGATAAGGTTCGAGAATGGTTACATGCTATTGGAAGAACtcatggtgttgttgttgttataatccGACCCGATTATGCTAATGAAATGCGAGGGAGGAAGGATAAATTGATTATGGACTGTGACCGAGGAGgagattacaaaaagaaaaatgtaGCTGCGGCCCCTTCTGATGGCAATTATACTATAAGGCTTAACTGTCTATTTAGGCTGAGATCTGCTCTGAGTGGTATTGGTTGGAAGGTGGTGGTTAGATGTAGGATGCATAATCATAGACTAGATAAGGATATGTTAGGTCATGCCATGTTGGGGCGTCTAAAGGATGATGAAAGAAAGGTTGTGAATGACATGACGAAGTACAATATGGCACCAAGGTACATCGCGTCTGCTTTGAAAGACAAAGATCCAGAAAATCTCACGAGTATTACCCAGATTTACAAAGCTAGAGCAACATACAGACTGTGCAAGAGAGGTGCACTAACAGAAATGGAAATGTTACTGAGCCTTATTCATCAAGATAAATACATGTGTTGGTCTAGAAATAAGGAGGATTCAGATATTGTGGCTGATATCTTCTGGTGTTGA